A portion of the Candidatus Woesearchaeota archaeon genome contains these proteins:
- a CDS encoding prolyl oligopeptidase family serine peptidase — protein sequence MVLERINFQNKKGHILQGITQYIEKETLLPAVILLHDLNSHSQHELIINLSNFLVAQGLLVLRFDFHGHGSSEGTLQEFNITQQMDDLNCAIDYLKTLDIIDSNKIGIYGHGMGADAAIIAIADDEKTNIACMILHAPRADLNDHINSRFLDIELEEMKQKGFIKHGIHGRIDRTFFDNLKKHAPLDEIQKIKIPLLFIHGTNDFAIPVVNSKSLFLKAIEPKRLELVEGADHEFRNVEHREYFFEVCSQWFNKWLKGSAMYSYKY from the coding sequence ATGGTTTTAGAACGAATTAATTTTCAAAACAAAAAAGGACACATACTTCAAGGAATAACTCAGTATATTGAAAAAGAAACTCTATTGCCAGCAGTAATTCTACTTCATGATTTAAATTCTCATTCTCAACACGAATTAATCATAAATTTATCTAATTTTTTAGTTGCGCAAGGTTTATTAGTACTGCGTTTTGATTTTCACGGACATGGTAGTAGTGAAGGAACATTGCAAGAATTCAACATCACTCAACAAATGGACGATCTTAATTGCGCAATTGATTATTTGAAAACATTAGATATTATTGATTCAAACAAAATTGGAATTTATGGTCATGGAATGGGTGCGGATGCAGCAATAATTGCAATTGCAGATGATGAAAAAACAAATATTGCTTGCATGATTTTACATGCTCCAAGAGCAGATTTAAATGATCACATTAATTCACGGTTTTTAGACATTGAACTTGAAGAAATGAAACAAAAAGGATTTATTAAACATGGAATTCATGGACGAATCGATAGAACTTTTTTTGATAATTTAAAAAAACATGCTCCATTAGATGAAATTCAAAAAATTAAAATACCTTTACTATTTATTCACGGTACAAATGATTTTGCAATTCCAGTTGTTAATTCAAAAAGTTTATTTTTAAAAGCAATTGAACCTAAACGATTAGAACTCGTAGAAGGTGCAGATCACGAATTTAGAAATGTTGAACATCGAGAATATTTTTTTGAAGTTTGTTCCCAATGGTTCAATAAATGGCTCAAAGGATCAGCAATGTATTCATATAAGTATTAA
- the rdgB gene encoding RdgB/HAM1 family non-canonical purine NTP pyrophosphatase, producing the protein MKKEIKSKILFITGNMNKLREAKEILKDYDIQNKKIDLPELQGTPIEIVKEKTRIALKLLKKPVIVEDTNLRFNALNGMPGPYIKDFLKALGTKDLPKLLTGFKDKSAEAVALIGYGEIGKPIKVFEGKTKGKIIKPKGDSNFGWDPIFMPEGFKETFAQMSAEQKNKISHRKKAFIKLKNYLKNKN; encoded by the coding sequence ATGAAAAAAGAGATCAAATCAAAAATATTATTTATCACTGGAAACATGAATAAACTTCGTGAAGCAAAAGAGATCCTTAAAGATTATGATATCCAAAATAAAAAAATAGACTTACCCGAATTACAAGGAACTCCAATTGAAATTGTTAAAGAAAAAACTCGCATTGCATTAAAACTTTTAAAAAAACCAGTAATTGTTGAAGATACAAATCTTAGATTCAATGCATTAAATGGAATGCCTGGACCCTACATCAAAGACTTTTTAAAAGCATTAGGTACAAAAGATTTGCCAAAACTACTCACCGGATTCAAAGATAAAAGTGCAGAAGCAGTTGCATTAATTGGTTATGGTGAAATTGGAAAACCAATAAAAGTATTTGAAGGAAAAACAAAAGGAAAAATCATAAAACCAAAAGGAGATTCAAACTTTGGATGGGATCCAATTTTTATGCCTGAGGGATTTAAAGAAACTTTTGCTCAAATGAGTGCAGAACAAAAAAATAAAATTTCACATAGAAAAAAAGCTTTCATAAAATTAAAAAATTATTTAAAAAACAAAAATTAA
- a CDS encoding HAD-IB family phosphatase: MRVHKTYGTLEEGKKLTDKYLLTDYNKLVEAVVETLWKNLPSDKFEELIQQSEYNPGVKETFEELKKLGFKIAIITCGPNQLIEKIKKDNIYFDYAFSNHIEISDGIIKGNFKGTVAEGRHHKVKLLTRICDELNITKNEVIAVADGKTDLEMIEFVGMGIAFRSTNEHIKKAATHIIQGDNLKSILEFIR, encoded by the coding sequence ATGCGAGTTCATAAAACGTATGGAACGCTTGAAGAAGGAAAAAAACTTACTGACAAATATTTATTAACTGATTACAATAAATTAGTAGAAGCAGTTGTAGAAACATTATGGAAAAATCTACCTTCAGATAAATTTGAAGAATTAATTCAACAATCAGAATATAATCCAGGAGTTAAAGAAACATTTGAAGAACTAAAAAAATTAGGTTTTAAAATCGCAATAATAACTTGCGGCCCAAATCAATTAATTGAAAAGATTAAAAAAGATAATATTTATTTTGATTATGCTTTTTCTAATCATATTGAAATTAGCGACGGAATAATTAAAGGAAATTTCAAAGGAACAGTTGCCGAAGGAAGACACCACAAAGTAAAATTATTAACTCGAATTTGTGATGAATTAAATATAACTAAAAATGAAGTAATTGCAGTTGCAGATGGAAAAACAGATTTAGAAATGATAGAATTTGTTGGAATGGGAATTGCATTTAGATCCACTAATGAACATATCAAAAAAGCAGCAACACATATAATACAAGGAGATAATTTAAAATCAATTTTAGAATTTATTAGGTGA